A window from Cryptomeria japonica chromosome 1, Sugi_1.0, whole genome shotgun sequence encodes these proteins:
- the LOC131042434 gene encoding LOW QUALITY PROTEIN: chaperone protein dnaJ 11, chloroplastic (The sequence of the model RefSeq protein was modified relative to this genomic sequence to represent the inferred CDS: deleted 1 base in 1 codon), with translation MNSLAVSPCERFVQELSLSKNPCSGSITSARNFRSKNYVKYGRICSRRIGSILSAARTAAAPREGCSEGARAGNLYEILGVSTRACAEEIKAAYRKLARRFHPDAASSDAKVTSARKFLCIHDAYALLSDPEARAEYDRRLSARPQFLTYGNGYARVYQEEPLYRYAVCNYRKGRNWESDQCW, from the exons ATGAATTCCCTTGCAGTTTCCCCCTGTGAAAGATTTGTGCAGGAACTTTCTCTGAGTAAAAACCCTTGCAGTGGTAGTATTACGTCTGCTAGAAATTTCAGAAGCAAGAATTATGTTAAATATGGTAGAATTTGTAGCAGAAGAATCGGATCGATCCTATCTGCTGCCAGAACAGCGGCAGCGCCCCGTGAGGGTTGCAGCGAAGGCGCTAGGGCTGGAAATCTGTATGAAATTCTTGGGGTAAGCACAAGAGCATGTGCAGAGGAAATCAAAGCGGCATACAGAAAGCTTGCTCGAAGATTTCATCCGGATGCCGCTTCTTCTGATGCTAAAGTAACA AGCGCTCGGaaatttttgtgcatacatgacgcTTACGCCCTGCTTTCGGATCCGGAAGCCCGGGCTGAATATGACCGTCGGCTGTCTGCTCGGCCTCAGTTTCTCACTTATGGTAATGGCTATGCTAGGGTTTACCAGGAAGAGCCTCTGTATAGGTATGCTGTGTGTAATTACAGAAAAGGGAGGAATTGGGAATCGGACCAATGCTGGTGA